In Oncorhynchus gorbuscha isolate QuinsamMale2020 ecotype Even-year linkage group LG02, OgorEven_v1.0, whole genome shotgun sequence, a single genomic region encodes these proteins:
- the LOC123994523 gene encoding 52 kDa repressor of the inhibitor of the protein kinase-like has protein sequence MSNFCAAPNCTTRSNESASPLFRFPSDTERCKQWVDNCHCKDLEDKTPDQLNRHYRLCVNHFEPSMICKASPYRTKLKDNATPTIFDLTSHPNNPQCRQRKRIKELSQAEAGRMKERKKDSADQSKTNTNYAEDDPETNDTTQLTSKEKEHREYLKSLFEVIVVLGKQNIPLNRHTKEVQEDKCLAPSNFKALLEYRMNAGGDDALRKRFEMSAMNAECCTFTQQMQMMEVCESCIREELLREVREVRFFSLVTDDVVEISGESHLPMFLRFLDQANCLREDFVGFLPFEGEDETLMERLLTEVTKKWGLNMDYCRGQAHFSSGVHSSKIKAIATKLTEMYPTAVYTPRSTCALNASLASGVALTGVQIVMSTFKKIESFFNEASSLQLELENAISIFYQGNEEKANDLKEACRTNWTVRHDAFEVAVDVLESLLLCMDSVHDNEDLRWSDQVTNDALEISEALADFEFVATLVVLKNTLSFTRAFGKNLQGPTMDVYFAANSLTAVLHSLNEVSDNIDVYHEFWFEEAVNLAAALEIPVKVPRLYLRKHHAESGTEIQPESYFKEHLTAPVVSHVINELNDLFSENHLNALRCLTLVPAVMGQLKFNTSEENNVEMYRNDLPNADTLPTELHCWRVKWKHRGKVTLPSTVHETLQLAEVKFFPNVLAFLRVLCNLPVLSLDVDGDASRKRFQMYLENTPDKHRSKSLAFLNIHNNARHDLDIMVDSYIKMYPENESHEQVCQLVD, from the exons ATGTCGAACTTTTGCGCAGCACCGAATTGCACCACAAGAAGCAATGAGTCAGCATCGCCATTATTCAGGTTTCCAAGCGACACTGAAAG ATGCAAGCAGTGGGTGGACAACTGCCATTGCAAGGATCTTGAAGATAAAACACCTGACCAGCTAAACAGACACTACAGACTTTGTGTTAACCACTTTGAACCATCCATGATTTGTAAAGCA AGTCCTTACAGGACAAAGCTGAAGGATAATGCCACACCAACCATCTTTGACTTAACAAGCCACCCCAATAATCCACAATGTAGGCAACGCAAGAGGATTAAAGAGCTG AGTCAAGCTGAAGCAGGACGAATGAAAGAGAGGAAAA AGGACTCGGCGGACCAGTCAAAAACTAACACAAATTATGCGGAAGATGACCCTGAGACAAACGACACCACCCAGCTGACCTCTAAGGAGAAGGAGCATAGAGAATACCTCAAATCACTATTTGAAGTTATTGTAGTATTGGGCAAACAAAACATACCTCTGAATAGACATACTAAGGAGGTGCAGGAGGACAAGTGCCTTGCTCCGAGCAACTTCAAGGCATTGTTGGAGTACCGAATGAATGCTGGTGGTGACGATGCTCTTAGGAAAAGGTTTGAGATGAGTGCTATGAACGCAGAGTGCTGCACCTTCACCCAGCAGATGCAGATGATGGAGGTCTGTGAGAGTTGCATCCGTGAGGAGCTCTTACGGGAAGTCCGAGAGGTTCGCTTCTTCTCATTAGTCACTGATGATGTGGTTGAAATCTCTGGCGAGAGCCACCTCCCCATGTTCTTGCGTTTTTTGGACCAGGCCAACTGCTTGCGGGAGGATTTTGTGGGATTCCTTCCATTTGAGGGAGAAGATGAGACCCTGATGGAGAGGCTGCTGACTGAGGTGACAAAGAAGTGGGGTTTAAATATGGACTACTGTAGAGGGCAGGCCCACTTCAGCTCCGGTGTGCATTCTAGCAAAATAAAAGCCATTGCAACCAAACTCACAGAGATGTACCCCACAGCAGTGTACACACCAAGATCCACCTGTGCCTTAAATGCCTCACTGGCAAGTGGAGTGGCTTTGACAGGCGTTCAGATTGTCATGTCTACTTTCAAGAAGATTGAGTCTTTTTTCAATGAAGCTTCTTCACTGCAATTGGAGTTGGAGAATGCCATCTCCATTTTCTACCAGGGTAATGAAGAGAAGGCCAATGATCTGAAAGAGGCCTGCCGTACCAACTGGACAGTGAGACATGATGCATTTGAGGTAGCAGTCGATGTCCTGGAATCTCTTCTGCTCTGCATGGATAGTGTTCACGACAATGAAGATCTGAGGTGGAGTGACCAAGTCACAAATGATGCCTTGGAGATATCAGAGGCTCTGGCTGATTTTGAGTTTGTTGCAACATTGGTTGTGCTGAAAAACACCCTGTCATTCACAAGAGCCTTTGGCAAGAACTTGCAAGGGCCAACGATGGATGTCTACTTTGCTGCCAACAGCTTGACCGCTGTGTTGCACTCACTGAACGAGGTCTCtgacaacattgatgtataccaTGAGTTCTGGTTTGAAGAGGCTGTTAACTTAGCCGCTGCACTGGAAATCCCGGTCAAGGTTCCCAGGCTCTACTTGAGAAAGCACCACGCAGAATCTGGAACAGAGATCCAGCCTGAGAGCTACTTTAAAGAACACCTGACCGCCCCGGTGGTGAGCCACGTCATCAATGAACTGAACGACCTCTTCTCTGAAAACCACCTCAACGCCCTGAGATGTCTGACGCTCGTCCCTGCTGTCATGGGGCAGTTGAAGTTCAACACTTCTGAGGAGAACAACGTGGAGATGTACAGGAATGACCTTCCCAATGCAGACACTCTCCCCACTGAGCTGCACTGCTGGAGGGTGAAGTGGAAGCACAGGGGCAAGGTGACCCTGCCCTCCACCGTCCATGAGACGCTGCAGCTGGCTGAAGTGAAGTTCTTCCCCAACGTGCTTGCCTTCTTGAGGGTGCTCTGCAACCTGCCAGTCCTGAGCCTTGATGTTGATGGCGATGCTTCTCGTAAACGCTTTCAGATGTACCTGGAGAACACACCTGACAAACACAGGTCCAAGAGTCTGGCGTTTCTGAACATACATAATAATGCCAGACATGACCTGGATATCATGGTTGATAGTTACATTAAGATGTACCCTGAAAATGAAAGTCATGAGCAAGTATGCCAGCTTGTTGACTAA